ACGTCGCGCCATCCGCTGTCGGCGAAGGTCACATCGCCGGCGGCACGCTGCTCGTTCCAATCGGGGGTCTCGGCGTACACGCGCGTGGCGGAAATCAGCATCGAGAACAGGCCGGTGTTGAAGGGAACGCTGCCGGCGAGCACGGTGAAGGTCTTGCCGCCGTCGCGCGCCGTCGTGCACGCCTCGAGCAGGTCTTCGTAGGTCTCGGGGTAGGCGTCGATGCCGACCTCTTCGCCGCCGGCGCCGTTGTAGATGAATCCGACGGGCACGAGGGCGGCCGGCTGTGCGTAGACGTCGCCGTCGAAGGAGTACTCCGCCTCGGTACCCGAGGGGATCGTCGCGGCGGAGGTCTCGTTGAGCGGCTCGAGGAAGCCCGCCTCGGCGAGGTTGACGACCGAGATCGGCTGGCCCGTTCCGGGGGCGAGCACCATCATGTCGGCGGCGTTTCCGGCCTGCAGCTGCGTGGTGACCTGCGTGTTGTATGCGTCGGAGGGGTAGGGGATGACCTCGATCTCGACACCGGTCTGCTCGGTGTACTTCGCGGCGGTCTCGGCCCAGTAGTCGTCCTGGTCGTTGGCCTGCGCGACCATGAGGCTGAAGTTCGCCGAGGTCTCGTCGCCGGAGTCGCCTCCATCGTCGGAACCACCGCTGTCGGAACCGCCCCCCGAGCAACCCGCGAGGACGAGGGCGCCGGCGGCGCTCACAGCCAGGAGGGACCAACGGAGGCGCCGGATGTCGGAATGCTGTGACATGTCGACCTTTCGTGACGTCGTTGTCGCCAGTGCAGGACTGGCGCGGCTTCGGATCTGCCGCACCATCAGCCTGACACGATATGCCGCATTTCGACATAACTACTGCTTATGTGTGGCCATAGTCCTGGTGATCTGCGGGGCGGGGCTCAGAACGAGCGACACCGGCCCGGTGAGGCCCGCGGGCCGCGGAGCCGCCTCGACGGTGAAGACCCCCGTCATCGGTGCGTAGATCCGCCCGCTCGGCGCCTTCGCCTCGGCGATGAGCCGGTTGCGCCACCCCGTCGCCACGCGCACCGCGAGCAGGTTCTCGCCCTCGCGGACGCGATCGGTGATGTCCAGGCGCCACGGCGCCGTCCACACCACCCCGGCGCTCTCCCCGCCCACGAGGATCTCCGCGATGTCATGCACGGACTCGAACTGCACGCTCACGAGCCCCTGCAGATCTGCGGCCGAAAGGGTGAACCGCGTCTCGTAGGTGCCCACCCCCGAGAAGCCGGCGCGATCCGCGTCATCCGTCCACAGCCGGGGCACCGTGGCGAACAGCTGCGGCGCGTGTCCCGGCAGCGTCGCCCGCCATGACCCGTCCAGGGGCACCCGCCTCTCGCCGTCCCGGGCGGGAACCGGCGCGTCGGCTCCCGCCACGAGGAACGCCGACCCGAAGGGCGCGAGTTCCAGCGCGAAGGTAGCCGGACCGCCCGGGAGGGCCTGGAGTGCCGTCGCCGTCGTGGTGACCGGATCCCACAGGGCGATCCTCGCGGCGTCATCCCCCGACACCGACACCGACCCCGACCCCGACCCCGACCCCGACACCGACACCGACACCGACACCGACGTCGAGACCGGCGTCGGGCCGGGATTCGCCACGAACGTCACCAGGTGCCCCTCCACACGCCGCGAGATCATCCGGACGGCCGGGTCGCCCACCACGACGGCGGGTGGGATCCCGAGCATGCGAAGGGCCTCGGAGAGATCGGATGTCGCCACGAGGCGCCCGCCGTGGTCCGACCCCCAGATCCGGTCGCGGATCGCCGCGAAGGCCTCGGGGTCGTCGGCGAGAGAGGGCGACGCCTCCGGCGCGCGTCCGACGACGGTCGCGCCCGCCGTGAGGAGGCGCTCGATGTGAGCGAGGGCGGCGAGTGTCATCCGGTGGGAGCTGCCACCGAGGAAGAGGACGGCGTACGAGGCGCCGCGGGCCGTGATCCGCCCGTCAGCCACGCCGAGGACGTTCACGAGAGCATCGACGCCGACGTAGTCGAAGCCATAGCCCGCCGGCGCCGTGTCGTCCGGTGCTTCGCTGAAGAGCGCCGTGACCGGCGCCTCCTCGCCCACGAAGACCGCGACCTCGACCGCGGGCTCCCCTTCGGCGAGCAGTGCAGAACACCGGGTGAGGTAGTCGATCCACGGCCGGGCCATCGTCGCCCAGGTCTCGTTTCGCGAGAAGGTCTGCCCGAGGAACGGCGCGAGCGCCATGCCGGGAAGCGGCGCCGTCGACGGCTGATGGGGCGACGAGTGGATGCAGAAGCGCGTCACGCCCAGGGCCAGCTGAAGGTCGGCGACGTGCTTGAGGCTGCCGGGGGTCGCGGTCCATGGGTCTTCGAACGCCGTGAAGGCCTCCGATCCGGTGTGCGCGGCGCCGTAGACATGGGCGACCGAGGCGGCGCCGCGGAGGTCGGCGACGTAGGTCGGGCGCGGCCCCTTCTCCGGCGCGAAGGTCCACATCGCGCCCATCGGCACGTCGGCGGGTGCTCGCATGGCCAGGTCGTCGCCGAGCTGCGGACGCCCGTCCTCGAGCGCTTCGGTGAAGAACGTCCATCCCCGCTCGTGCGCCACCTCGGCGAGAGTGCCGTAGTACCGCTCGGACAGCAGCTCGGCGAGGGTGCGGCGGTAGTCGTAGAGGAAGCGGTCCGCGCTCGCCGCGTCGCCCACCACCCATCCGAGCAGACACGGCAGCCACGGTGTCGGGTCGTAGCCGCGTCGCGCGGCGAACTCCTCGGCGATCGCGTCGGTCCAGTT
The Microbacterium sp. SLBN-154 DNA segment above includes these coding regions:
- a CDS encoding ABC transporter substrate-binding protein; translation: MSQHSDIRRLRWSLLAVSAAGALVLAGCSGGGSDSGGSDDGGDSGDETSANFSLMVAQANDQDDYWAETAAKYTEQTGVEIEVIPYPSDAYNTQVTTQLQAGNAADMMVLAPGTGQPISVVNLAEAGFLEPLNETSAATIPSGTEAEYSFDGDVYAQPAALVPVGFIYNGAGGEEVGIDAYPETYEDLLEACTTARDGGKTFTVLAGSVPFNTGLFSMLISATRVYAETPDWNEQRAAGDVTFADSGWRDVLEDIVEMNEGGCFQDGVAGGTFDSITQGIGSQSSLTAAVPGSAASSISAGTGLDLTVQAFPPADGGEPYTLASANYAWAVNASADDAVKASAQEFLDWLATPEESQAFADLSGFVSISGATADNLLPIYSPIGDLLENGDYAGLPNATWPNPDVYNALGVGVQGLLTGQKTVDQVLDEMDAAWGE
- a CDS encoding glycosyl hydrolase; protein product: MIPSLDGETVIARLRRVFLDPPADARPHVWWHWMDGNIDIPGLRADLEWMHGAGIGGVQIFDGGMGLPTVVAAPVRPGSPSWDEAMTAATTRARELGLEVAVATSSGWSASGGPWVESVDAMKKIVWSEATVDGGAPVRISLPPLPTSVGAYQDSGTDDAARRFSAHWRVLAVPDDLDRLPLRAQTVETSSGDVAAAGTLTDGSFAGGVSLARDPDGPSEAWIVQRFAEPVTVRSVVVGLPGPRGFGAAPPARAALEAETGAGTWAVVVELLDTRAPVRSASFAPVSARAFRLRLHGEPATTALPPMADGLATPPVLRPARAFEVSEFALFTASRVHVGEAKAGFGVASDYYALDSPDATAGVIDPAQVFDLTYHLRDGILEWTPPPGRWRILRLGASTTGAVNGPALPDATGLEVDKLDAGRVRAYLETHLARFTGPAEDAVSALLSDSIEAGLQNWTDAIAEEFAARRGYDPTPWLPCLLGWVVGDAASADRFLYDYRRTLAELLSERYYGTLAEVAHERGWTFFTEALEDGRPQLGDDLAMRAPADVPMGAMWTFAPEKGPRPTYVADLRGAASVAHVYGAAHTGSEAFTAFEDPWTATPGSLKHVADLQLALGVTRFCIHSSPHQPSTAPLPGMALAPFLGQTFSRNETWATMARPWIDYLTRCSALLAEGEPAVEVAVFVGEEAPVTALFSEAPDDTAPAGYGFDYVGVDALVNVLGVADGRITARGASYAVLFLGGSSHRMTLAALAHIERLLTAGATVVGRAPEASPSLADDPEAFAAIRDRIWGSDHGGRLVATSDLSEALRMLGIPPAVVVGDPAVRMISRRVEGHLVTFVANPGPTPVSTSVSVSVSVSGSGSGSGSVSVSGDDAARIALWDPVTTTATALQALPGGPATFALELAPFGSAFLVAGADAPVPARDGERRVPLDGSWRATLPGHAPQLFATVPRLWTDDADRAGFSGVGTYETRFTLSAADLQGLVSVQFESVHDIAEILVGGESAGVVWTAPWRLDITDRVREGENLLAVRVATGWRNRLIAEAKAPSGRIYAPMTGVFTVEAAPRPAGLTGPVSLVLSPAPQITRTMATHKQ